In one Pseudoclavibacter sp. Marseille-Q3772 genomic region, the following are encoded:
- a CDS encoding metal ABC transporter permease has translation MNVFASALVAAVLVGALCGIVGTIVVLRQRAFFTVALTHATFPGGVLAAIIGVHLALGALVMGMLLVALMVVIGTIHRQGKEVAAGIVLSFGYALGTFLHALNPQLQTKIDSYLTGTILGMSADSILLIAIMLGITLVAVLLWWQPLLYSTFDQRGFVASGARGWQIETVTLVLIVGTVVVTMPAIGSILAIAMIAAPAAAAKLLVRNVVWLMPTAIVLGVAAAVFGLYASRWWSISAGGSIALSATAIYLFALLGQGMRTSSRRLGTRVAPRSITVNK, from the coding sequence CGTGGCGGCCGTGCTCGTTGGGGCGCTGTGTGGCATCGTCGGCACCATCGTGGTGCTGCGACAGCGCGCATTTTTCACCGTGGCACTCACGCACGCAACGTTTCCCGGCGGCGTGCTTGCCGCAATCATCGGGGTTCACCTAGCCCTGGGCGCCCTGGTGATGGGGATGTTGCTGGTTGCGCTCATGGTGGTCATCGGCACCATCCACCGACAGGGAAAAGAGGTCGCTGCCGGAATCGTGCTCTCCTTCGGATACGCCCTGGGCACGTTCTTGCACGCGCTCAACCCGCAGCTGCAAACCAAAATCGATTCCTACCTCACCGGCACCATCCTCGGGATGTCCGCCGACAGCATCCTACTCATCGCCATCATGTTGGGCATCACCTTGGTAGCGGTATTGCTGTGGTGGCAGCCGCTGCTGTACTCGACCTTTGATCAGCGCGGGTTTGTTGCCAGCGGTGCACGGGGATGGCAGATCGAAACGGTCACGCTCGTGCTTATTGTCGGCACCGTTGTTGTGACCATGCCCGCTATTGGTTCGATTCTTGCTATTGCGATGATCGCGGCTCCAGCCGCGGCGGCCAAGCTCCTGGTTCGCAATGTGGTGTGGCTTATGCCGACGGCAATTGTGTTGGGGGTGGCGGCCGCAGTGTTCGGCCTGTATGCCTCGCGCTGGTGGTCGATCTCCGCCGGGGGCTCGATCGCTCTTTCGGCCACTGCGATCTACCTGTTTGCACTCCTCGGACAGGGGATGCGAACGAGCTCACGTCGGTTGGGCACCCGCGTCGCGCCGCGGTCAATTACGGTCAACAAGTAG
- a CDS encoding transcriptional repressor translates to MVDNHTDSTAPKRRKTWQRDAVREALAGAEGFVSAQELHRILEQQDRRIGLATVYRALTSLAEDGEADSLRTADGERYRSCDTESHHHHLICRVCTATVEIEAPEVEAWLNSLARKYGYRDLTHDFEAFGVCPDCAKGAE, encoded by the coding sequence ATGGTCGACAATCACACGGACAGCACAGCTCCCAAGCGTCGTAAGACGTGGCAGCGTGACGCTGTTCGTGAGGCGTTGGCAGGGGCTGAAGGTTTCGTAAGCGCACAAGAGCTGCACCGCATCCTCGAGCAGCAAGACCGACGCATTGGCTTGGCCACGGTGTATCGGGCGTTGACATCACTTGCTGAGGACGGCGAGGCAGATTCGCTGCGAACCGCGGATGGTGAGCGATACCGCAGCTGTGACACGGAAAGCCACCACCACCACCTGATTTGCCGTGTGTGTACCGCCACGGTTGAGATTGAGGCGCCGGAAGTTGAGGCCTGGCTGAACTCACTGGCGAGAAAGTACGGCTACCGCGATCTCACACACGACTTCGAAGCATTCGGTGTGTGCCCGGACTGCGCCAAGGGTGCGGAGTAG
- the rpmB gene encoding 50S ribosomal protein L28, which translates to MAAVCQVTGVAPQFGHNISHSHRRTKRRFDPNIQKKKFYVPSLKRSVTLTVSAKGIKVIDARGIDAVVADLLKKGVKL; encoded by the coding sequence ATGGCCGCAGTGTGCCAGGTGACCGGGGTAGCCCCTCAGTTCGGTCACAACATTTCACACTCGCACCGTCGCACGAAGCGTCGGTTCGACCCGAACATCCAGAAGAAGAAGTTCTACGTGCCTTCACTGAAGCGCAGCGTAACTCTGACTGTTTCGGCTAAGGGCATCAAGGTTATCGATGCTCGCGGTATCGACGCTGTCGTTGCCGACCTGCTGAAGAAGGGAGTGAAGCTCTAA
- the rpmG gene encoding 50S ribosomal protein L33, whose translation MAKKSQDVRPIIKLRSTAGTGFTYVTKKNRRNTPDRLVLKKYDPVIRKHVEFREER comes from the coding sequence ATGGCTAAGAAGTCACAGGATGTTCGCCCCATCATCAAGCTTCGTTCCACCGCCGGTACTGGCTTCACGTACGTGACCAAGAAGAACCGTCGCAACACCCCTGACCGTCTCGTACTCAAGAAGTACGACCCGGTTATTCGTAAGCACGTCGAATTCCGCGAGGAGCGTTAA
- the rpsN gene encoding 30S ribosomal protein S14 gives MAKKSKIAKNEQRKEIVARYAERRLELKKQLIDPNGTDESREEARVALQKLPRDASPVRVRSRDSIDGRPRGVLSKYGISRVRFREMAHRGELPGIKKSSW, from the coding sequence ATGGCGAAGAAGAGCAAGATTGCAAAGAATGAGCAGCGCAAGGAGATCGTTGCTCGCTACGCCGAGCGTCGTCTTGAGCTCAAGAAGCAGCTCATCGACCCCAACGGCACCGACGAGTCGCGCGAGGAAGCTCGCGTAGCACTCCAGAAGCTTCCGCGTGACGCTTCGCCGGTTCGTGTTCGCAGCCGCGACTCGATCGACGGTCGTCCCCGCGGTGTACTCAGCAAGTACGGCATCTCGCGTGTTCGTTTCCGCGAGATGGCTCACCGTGGTGAACTACCTGGTATCAAGAAGTCCAGCTGGTAG
- a CDS encoding HU family DNA-binding protein, whose protein sequence is MADKTVNKTELVATIAAETGQSQATVNAVLDGLFQQLAANAAKGVKVTIPGWISVEQTQRAARTGRNPQTGAEIKIPASKGVKISAGSKLKNAVK, encoded by the coding sequence ATGGCAGACAAGACTGTGAACAAGACCGAGCTCGTCGCAACCATCGCTGCGGAGACTGGCCAGAGCCAGGCAACCGTAAACGCTGTGCTCGACGGCCTGTTCCAGCAGCTCGCTGCAAACGCAGCTAAGGGCGTTAAGGTAACCATCCCCGGCTGGATCTCGGTTGAGCAGACTCAGCGCGCAGCTCGCACCGGTCGCAACCCGCAGACCGGCGCTGAGATCAAGATCCCCGCTTCGAAGGGCGTCAAGATCTCGGCTGGTTCGAAGCTCAAGAACGCTGTTAAGTAG
- a CDS encoding cytochrome c oxidase assembly protein → MSLPDQPVASGWSQTTTHALRWGPAALLVLAIAATFIAYTATGGAAPLVVGDTGPIVRWGVPLGRLAFNLTASLTIGALVMAVWAASRTQPEFERCLVIAQGASVAWTFSSIYATIVTYLDVSTIPFSADAEFGQGLWYYLTNLEMGQMWLMATVMIAMLTTFIFASRSAWGVLLTTIFSLLCLWPIATLGHAAGASSHETAVGANTLHYTAAAVWIGGVLVLAMVTPRIQPKRRLALTERFSDLALLAFVATAFSGVVASFLNLSALNDLWTTGYGGIVLTKTVLLVILGGFGVAQRRFFIDRMRAQFQDGFDAKAAGPLSRQPLAWLIAAELLVMGAVSGAAAALGRSPRPQLQITADQLPDPTPAQLLSGDALPPEFTASRLLTEWRLDPLWTLLVLMGMAFYILGTARLRRRGDRWPWWRVASFLTGCVILLYNVNGALVVYGKFMFSFHMTEHMILSMIIPIFLVLGAPMTLLLRAIPARTDGSMGAREWALKIVHSKWAAFVSHPIVAAINFALALLTFYYTPLFRWSVADHVGHMWMIAHFLIVGFLFVESLIGDDPMRTRASYPMRLIALILVMTFHAFFGLGVMTGEALLVAEWFGATGRDWGPATAIADQQLGGAVAWGLGEFPTVILALLVGLQWAKSDERAAKRQDRNAERTHDAELNAYNEHLRMLAERDANR, encoded by the coding sequence ATGTCTCTGCCCGATCAGCCTGTTGCCTCCGGATGGTCGCAAACGACCACGCACGCGCTGCGTTGGGGTCCGGCCGCTCTGCTCGTCCTTGCCATTGCGGCGACTTTCATCGCCTATACCGCCACCGGAGGGGCCGCACCGCTGGTCGTGGGTGATACCGGGCCGATCGTGCGCTGGGGCGTGCCGCTTGGCCGCCTCGCGTTCAACCTAACTGCATCCCTCACCATCGGCGCCCTGGTGATGGCGGTCTGGGCTGCCAGCCGGACACAACCCGAGTTCGAACGATGCCTTGTCATCGCCCAGGGCGCATCCGTGGCCTGGACCTTCAGCTCTATCTACGCGACGATCGTCACGTACCTGGATGTGTCCACCATCCCCTTCTCTGCAGATGCCGAGTTCGGACAGGGCCTGTGGTACTACCTCACTAATCTCGAGATGGGCCAGATGTGGCTGATGGCAACGGTGATGATTGCCATGCTGACCACGTTCATCTTCGCCAGCCGCTCGGCATGGGGAGTACTGCTCACCACGATCTTCTCGCTGCTGTGCCTGTGGCCGATTGCCACCCTGGGACACGCTGCCGGCGCCTCATCCCACGAGACCGCAGTCGGCGCAAACACGCTCCACTACACGGCTGCCGCGGTGTGGATTGGCGGTGTGCTGGTACTCGCGATGGTCACCCCGCGCATCCAGCCGAAACGTCGACTGGCGCTCACCGAACGGTTTTCGGATCTTGCGCTGCTCGCGTTTGTCGCCACGGCGTTCAGCGGTGTGGTCGCCTCATTCCTGAACCTCTCGGCACTCAACGACCTGTGGACGACCGGCTACGGCGGTATCGTGCTCACGAAAACCGTGCTGTTGGTGATTTTGGGCGGTTTTGGGGTTGCGCAACGACGATTCTTTATCGATCGGATGCGGGCACAGTTCCAGGACGGATTCGATGCGAAGGCAGCCGGGCCGTTGTCGCGGCAACCACTGGCGTGGTTGATCGCCGCTGAACTGCTCGTCATGGGCGCGGTCTCCGGTGCCGCCGCTGCTCTCGGGCGCTCGCCGCGCCCACAGCTGCAGATCACCGCGGATCAGCTTCCCGACCCGACTCCCGCCCAGCTGCTGTCGGGCGATGCGCTGCCACCGGAGTTCACCGCATCCCGCCTGCTGACCGAATGGCGACTGGACCCGCTGTGGACGCTGCTCGTGCTCATGGGTATGGCGTTCTACATCCTCGGTACTGCGCGCTTGCGCCGTCGCGGCGATCGATGGCCGTGGTGGCGAGTGGCATCGTTCCTTACCGGATGCGTGATCCTGCTGTACAACGTGAACGGCGCGCTGGTCGTGTACGGCAAGTTCATGTTCTCGTTCCACATGACCGAGCACATGATCCTGTCGATGATCATCCCGATCTTCCTGGTACTCGGTGCGCCGATGACGCTGCTATTGCGGGCAATTCCAGCGCGCACGGATGGTTCAATGGGGGCAAGGGAGTGGGCACTGAAGATTGTGCACTCCAAGTGGGCGGCGTTCGTTAGCCACCCGATCGTCGCTGCCATCAACTTCGCGCTTGCGCTGCTCACCTTCTACTACACCCCGTTGTTCCGCTGGTCGGTGGCCGACCACGTCGGACACATGTGGATGATCGCGCACTTTTTGATCGTTGGATTCCTCTTCGTCGAGTCGCTCATTGGTGATGACCCGATGCGCACTCGCGCGAGCTATCCGATGCGACTCATCGCGCTCATCCTGGTCATGACCTTCCACGCCTTCTTCGGCCTGGGCGTAATGACCGGAGAGGCGCTTTTGGTCGCCGAATGGTTCGGTGCGACCGGTCGCGATTGGGGCCCGGCTACCGCGATCGCAGACCAGCAACTCGGCGGCGCCGTGGCGTGGGGACTGGGTGAGTTCCCGACGGTAATCCTTGCGCTGCTCGTGGGCCTACAGTGGGCGAAATCTGATGAGCGCGCCGCGAAACGTCAGGACCGCAACGCCGAACGCACGCACGACGCTGAACTCAACGCCTATAACGAGCACCTACGGATGCTCGCGGAGCGTGATGCGAACCGATGA
- a CDS encoding AAA family ATPase, translated as MTIELTPEQQAVFDAIEHTTEHLFVTGRAGTGKSTLLNHLAYHTSKQLVICAPTGVAALNVGGQTIHSLFKLPIGIIGNQALEQPREVKRLLKRIDTLVIDEISMVSADLLDAMDRALRQARGRSAQPFGGVQVVMFGDPFQLAPVPPSDPTERAWIRDNYKSMWFFDARVWREAELRIHTLREIHRQHDDEFRSLLTAVRYGHVTADMAARLNEVGARPAPRDGVITLASKNATVSRINARELERLPGRKMTATAEVHGEFEGARTFPAEQELVLKEGAQVMFLRNDADGRWVNGSVGVVSRINRTVYVEVDGEEHEVEPIVWEKLKYSYDLESKELSREVVGEFHQFPLRLAWAVTIHKSQGKTYDRAVVDLGARAFSPGQTYVALSRIRTLEGLYLTRPLQPNDIFVDQDVMRFMNEVAQAQRLSARPASAGE; from the coding sequence ATGACCATCGAGCTCACCCCGGAACAGCAGGCCGTGTTCGACGCCATCGAGCACACCACCGAACACCTCTTCGTCACCGGCCGCGCCGGTACCGGTAAATCCACGCTGCTCAATCACCTCGCGTACCACACCAGCAAACAGTTGGTGATCTGCGCTCCAACCGGTGTCGCCGCGCTCAACGTTGGCGGTCAGACCATCCACTCGCTGTTCAAACTGCCGATTGGCATCATCGGCAACCAGGCGCTCGAGCAGCCGCGAGAGGTTAAACGCCTACTCAAACGCATCGACACCCTGGTGATCGACGAAATCTCGATGGTATCGGCCGATCTGCTGGATGCGATGGATCGGGCACTTCGACAGGCGCGCGGTCGTAGCGCGCAGCCGTTTGGCGGTGTTCAGGTGGTTATGTTCGGCGACCCGTTCCAGCTCGCCCCGGTGCCGCCGAGCGACCCCACGGAGCGCGCCTGGATCCGCGATAACTACAAGTCCATGTGGTTCTTTGACGCGCGCGTGTGGCGCGAAGCCGAGCTGCGCATCCACACCCTCAGGGAGATTCACCGGCAGCACGACGATGAGTTCCGCAGCCTGCTCACGGCAGTGCGCTACGGGCATGTGACCGCCGATATGGCGGCTCGATTGAACGAGGTCGGGGCACGGCCGGCTCCGCGTGATGGCGTGATCACGCTCGCTTCAAAGAACGCCACCGTTTCGCGGATCAATGCCCGCGAACTCGAGCGATTGCCCGGCCGAAAGATGACGGCCACGGCAGAAGTGCACGGTGAGTTCGAGGGGGCGCGCACTTTCCCGGCCGAACAGGAGCTGGTGTTAAAAGAGGGTGCGCAGGTGATGTTCTTGCGCAATGATGCCGATGGCCGATGGGTGAACGGATCCGTGGGCGTGGTATCGCGCATCAACCGCACCGTGTACGTTGAGGTCGACGGTGAGGAACACGAGGTTGAGCCGATCGTGTGGGAGAAACTCAAGTACAGCTACGACCTCGAGAGCAAAGAGCTTTCGCGCGAAGTCGTCGGCGAGTTTCATCAATTCCCGCTGCGACTGGCATGGGCAGTAACCATCCATAAATCACAGGGCAAAACCTATGATCGCGCGGTAGTGGACCTCGGCGCGCGCGCCTTTTCACCGGGACAAACCTACGTGGCCCTCAGCCGCATCCGAACCCTTGAGGGGCTGTACTTGACGCGCCCGTTGCAACCCAACGATATTTTCGTGGACCAGGATGTGATGCGGTTCATGAACGAGGTCGCGCAGGCGCAGCGGCTGTCAGCACGGCCGGCTAGTGCGGGCGAATAA
- a CDS encoding alpha/beta-hydrolase family protein: protein MHPFRRLRRRFERQQRRTSQRLVRIRAEQRRQQRDGFSPTPRLERTTLIERFMPNWWGAVGANIASWIALGPSFLPRTWWMTAGSVAFSQLYGYAVGSGARTVRSLLRTPVRKLLRLNNSPTFPTTLNRYWRWGSVITMSIGTLVALQRSIPRQREIAHRIGVPKPSARAQAIGLAAGTGFATAALVWFTALRLQSHSTRQFLHRFAPALAAPFSGTIITYALTYYLNRSILWQQLMERLHDAAMAKNLSPLPGRVPPQQPERSGSPASFEPYNTLGRHGKSVASDGPRAKDIAAYWREPALEPVRAYVGLRAQVSIPDAAKRAVAELKRAGGFERDVICIMVGTGTGWLNDWCMSSLEYLTRGNCAVVSLQYTVLTSFLALAVDRNSPKVTGQALYREVMAEVESMPEEQRPRVVMSGESLGAFGALSVFENAQDMTDRLDGAVWSGTPQIAPIWRELTEGRAPGSLEILPRVGEGSRIRFSNRSIDLNGPVDGEPYAPWADTRRFIFLQHPSDPVVWGNWSLLWREPQWMREPRGHDVTSAWRWWPWVTFWQVAADGPLSINTPGGHAHRYFEEYIGAWAAVLDIPNIDSAALANEIRPFIRPH from the coding sequence ATGCATCCCTTCCGTCGCCTGCGCCGTAGATTCGAGCGGCAGCAGCGACGGACCTCACAACGACTGGTCCGCATCCGCGCTGAACAACGCCGTCAGCAGCGCGACGGCTTCTCGCCGACACCACGGCTCGAGCGAACCACCCTCATCGAACGCTTTATGCCGAACTGGTGGGGCGCAGTCGGCGCGAATATCGCATCCTGGATCGCACTCGGCCCGAGCTTCCTGCCGCGCACCTGGTGGATGACCGCTGGCAGCGTGGCGTTCTCACAGCTGTACGGCTATGCGGTCGGCTCCGGCGCCAGAACGGTACGCAGCCTGCTGCGCACGCCCGTTCGTAAGCTGCTGCGATTGAACAACTCCCCCACGTTCCCCACTACGCTCAACCGCTACTGGCGCTGGGGATCGGTAATTACCATGTCGATCGGCACCCTGGTCGCCCTACAGCGCTCGATCCCGAGACAACGCGAAATCGCCCACCGCATCGGTGTACCAAAACCCTCCGCACGAGCCCAGGCCATCGGCTTGGCCGCCGGCACCGGATTCGCCACTGCGGCCCTGGTCTGGTTTACCGCCCTGCGCCTGCAATCACACAGCACCCGGCAGTTCCTCCACCGATTCGCACCCGCGCTTGCCGCCCCGTTCTCCGGCACGATCATCACCTACGCGCTCACCTACTACCTAAACCGGTCAATCCTGTGGCAACAGCTGATGGAGCGCCTCCACGATGCCGCTATGGCAAAGAACCTGAGTCCGCTGCCGGGACGTGTACCACCGCAACAGCCAGAACGAAGCGGCTCACCCGCATCCTTCGAGCCGTACAACACCCTCGGTCGACACGGAAAGTCGGTCGCCAGCGACGGCCCGCGCGCCAAGGATATTGCCGCATACTGGCGCGAGCCGGCGCTCGAACCGGTACGCGCATACGTTGGGCTGCGCGCCCAGGTGTCGATTCCGGATGCAGCCAAGCGCGCCGTAGCCGAGCTCAAGCGCGCCGGTGGTTTCGAACGCGATGTGATCTGCATCATGGTCGGCACCGGCACCGGCTGGCTCAACGACTGGTGCATGTCATCGCTGGAGTACCTCACCCGCGGGAATTGCGCCGTCGTTTCGCTGCAGTACACGGTGCTCACGAGCTTTCTCGCGCTCGCGGTTGACCGCAACTCACCGAAGGTGACCGGACAGGCGCTCTACCGCGAGGTGATGGCCGAGGTTGAGTCCATGCCGGAGGAACAGCGCCCTCGCGTTGTTATGTCGGGTGAGTCGCTGGGAGCGTTTGGGGCGCTTTCGGTGTTCGAGAACGCCCAGGATATGACCGACCGCCTCGATGGCGCCGTGTGGTCCGGCACCCCGCAGATCGCGCCGATCTGGCGCGAACTCACCGAAGGTCGCGCGCCGGGATCCCTCGAGATTCTCCCGCGCGTGGGTGAAGGATCCCGCATCCGGTTCTCCAACCGATCGATCGATCTGAACGGCCCGGTTGATGGCGAACCCTATGCGCCTTGGGCTGACACGCGGCGGTTTATCTTCCTGCAGCACCCAAGTGATCCGGTGGTGTGGGGGAACTGGTCGCTGTTGTGGCGAGAGCCGCAGTGGATGCGCGAACCGCGCGGGCACGATGTCACCTCGGCGTGGCGATGGTGGCCGTGGGTTACGTTCTGGCAGGTCGCCGCCGACGGTCCGCTATCGATCAACACTCCCGGCGGCCATGCACACCGGTATTTCGAGGAATATATCGGTGCGTGGGCTGCAGTGCTCGATATTCCCAACATCGACTCGGCCGCTCTCGCGAACGAGATCCGTCCGTTTATTCGCCCGCACTAG
- a CDS encoding YceI family protein: MNDAVQVASINTRNEARDEHLRSGDFFAADEHPQITFTSTAVEGEGEQLRVAGDFTMRGVTKPVTFDVEIGGVLPDNGYGQQVLGFEATTTINRKDFGVSFNVATEAGGLTLGEDIKIIIEGEATQAVA, from the coding sequence GTGAACGATGCAGTTCAGGTCGCCTCGATCAACACTCGTAACGAAGCACGTGACGAACACCTGCGCAGCGGTGATTTCTTTGCGGCAGATGAGCACCCGCAGATCACGTTCACCTCGACCGCCGTCGAAGGCGAAGGTGAGCAGCTTCGGGTAGCCGGAGACTTCACTATGCGAGGCGTCACCAAGCCGGTAACGTTCGACGTTGAAATCGGCGGTGTGCTCCCGGACAACGGTTACGGACAGCAGGTACTCGGCTTCGAAGCCACTACCACCATCAACCGCAAGGACTTCGGTGTGAGCTTCAATGTGGCAACTGAAGCCGGCGGCCTCACCCTTGGTGAAGACATCAAGATCATCATCGAAGGTGAAGCAACCCAGGCTGTGGCCTAG
- the dcd gene encoding dCTP deaminase, with protein sequence MLLSDRDIRAGIDSGRIGLDPWTPEMVQPASVDVRLDRYFRLFDNHRYPSIDPAQDQPELTRLVEVPAEQPFILHPGEFVLASTFEQVQLADDVAARLEGKSSLGRLGLLTHSTAGFIDPGFQGHVTLELSNVATLPIKLWPGMKIGQLCFFQLSSAAEIPYGSKQYQSRYFGQRGPTASRSFHNFSITDVRSTDAGSRGN encoded by the coding sequence ATGCTGTTGAGCGATCGCGATATTCGAGCCGGTATCGACTCGGGCCGCATCGGCCTGGATCCGTGGACACCAGAGATGGTGCAGCCGGCCAGTGTGGACGTGCGGCTGGACCGCTACTTTCGACTCTTCGACAATCACCGGTATCCATCGATTGATCCTGCGCAGGATCAGCCTGAACTCACCCGGCTGGTTGAAGTGCCCGCCGAGCAACCCTTCATCCTGCACCCCGGCGAGTTTGTACTCGCATCCACATTTGAGCAGGTTCAGCTCGCAGATGATGTTGCCGCACGACTCGAAGGTAAGAGCTCGCTCGGTCGACTCGGTTTGCTCACGCACTCGACGGCCGGGTTCATTGACCCCGGATTTCAGGGCCACGTCACCCTCGAACTATCGAATGTGGCGACGCTGCCGATCAAACTGTGGCCGGGCATGAAAATTGGCCAGCTGTGCTTCTTCCAACTCTCTTCGGCTGCCGAAATTCCCTACGGCTCGAAGCAGTATCAATCGCGCTACTTTGGCCAGCGCGGACCGACCGCATCCCGCTCCTTCCACAACTTCTCAATCACGGACGTGCGCAGCACCGATGCGGGGAGTCGCGGTAACTAG
- a CDS encoding serine hydrolase domain-containing protein has translation MTIDSAPLHRARRLVARRGGPTLFLVRFRGETIVDDRHGVGEHALFWPYSTSKLWIATLVWVLYNDGVIDLDAPVANYWPAFGRAGKHSITVREVLHHRSGLPRVGNTLSEVAAMTDWDRSISRIAAATPKPGRLARPQYEWLAWGFILAQVVTGASGDSFASALHTRICQRLGAHSTAQLRASDAWRRVPFRGTDPTTAVVAAVLNRPSTVAACIPAGGIWSAATDLADLLDALAYQPQQLDMPQDVLVRMSIPSNDGEFDRYSGSKVWWGQGVQLGHSASAMMAASSFGRRSTANTIGHNGSNVSMAWHDRDRDLTFIHLSARIQPFPCNRRYLMSVADAVLEAVGM, from the coding sequence ATGACCATCGACAGCGCGCCCCTGCACCGGGCCCGCAGGCTCGTCGCCCGCAGGGGCGGCCCGACGCTTTTTCTCGTGCGATTCCGGGGCGAAACCATCGTGGACGATCGGCACGGTGTTGGTGAACACGCGCTGTTCTGGCCGTACTCCACCTCGAAGCTGTGGATCGCGACCCTCGTATGGGTGTTGTATAACGACGGCGTAATCGATCTTGATGCACCGGTCGCGAACTACTGGCCCGCGTTCGGCCGTGCCGGCAAACACAGCATCACCGTTCGCGAGGTGTTGCACCACCGCTCAGGGCTGCCCCGTGTTGGTAACACCCTCAGTGAAGTAGCTGCCATGACTGACTGGGATCGATCCATCAGCCGTATCGCCGCAGCAACACCGAAACCGGGCCGACTCGCAAGGCCGCAGTACGAGTGGCTCGCCTGGGGGTTCATCCTTGCCCAAGTTGTTACCGGGGCCTCGGGAGACTCGTTCGCGAGTGCACTCCACACTCGAATCTGCCAACGCCTAGGGGCACACAGTACGGCGCAGCTGCGAGCAAGCGACGCATGGCGTCGAGTGCCGTTTCGCGGTACTGACCCGACCACGGCAGTCGTGGCGGCGGTGCTGAACCGACCCTCGACCGTGGCAGCATGCATCCCCGCCGGAGGTATCTGGTCGGCCGCTACCGACCTGGCTGACCTACTCGATGCGCTCGCGTACCAGCCGCAGCAACTGGATATGCCGCAGGATGTCCTAGTCCGGATGAGTATCCCAAGCAATGACGGCGAGTTCGATCGCTACTCGGGGTCGAAGGTTTGGTGGGGACAGGGCGTGCAGCTTGGGCACTCGGCGTCAGCCATGATGGCCGCGTCCTCCTTCGGTCGCCGGTCAACGGCGAACACAATCGGACACAACGGGTCGAATGTTTCAATGGCCTGGCATGACCGAGATCGAGACCTGACCTTCATCCACCTGTCTGCGCGCATCCAACCGTTCCCCTGCAACCGGCGGTACCTCATGTCGGTTGCGGATGCAGTGCTCGAGGCGGTCGGGATGTGA